The window tttgtattttttttttttttgctgaatataGACCAAGTATAGGTAGCAATACTTAATGCCTACTGTGTTTTAACGTTGCATGATGCATTGTTGTACTGCATACGAGCTAAAGAAACCCAAAGagatacctttttttcccctggagagctcagtattgttcattcggtaattttaccgatttgacatgtcatcatcactctctctcttgttttttttttgttttgtttttatgtgggtgagaacgtgtatgtgcgtgtgtgtgtgcgtgcgagtgtgtgtgtgtgtgtgtattcattagttcacttaaaacctattaaaaaatcccataccgagATACCTAATCGTTGGTAAGTAGCCTATTTTATGTGACACTGGTTGTAAAACGTTTGCGAACACTGCATTAGTACGAAGAAACATATATCCacgttggaggacttgttgctACTTACCTATaggcaaaaagaagaaaaaaggcagCCAACACAGGATAAACATGCCCACGACGATGGCGAGTGTTTTGGCCGCCTTTTTCTCCCTAGAGAACTTCATGAGGCGCACTGAGAGCGAGCTCCTGAACGGGTGCAGCTTGTTGCTCTTGGAGCTGACGGTGCGAGCATCCTCCAACACGCTGCGGCAGTGGATCCTCAGGACCACCTCCACCGACTTGTCCCGTTCCCGCTTGACGCCTGCCTCCAGGCTTCTGGTAGTCCTGCGGGCCACCACGTAGACCCGAAAGTACATGATGAGGATGACCAGGAGCGGCAAGTAGAAGGAAAAGAGGGAGGAGAAGAGCGCGTATCCGGGCTCCTCGGTGATCACGCAGACGCTGTCGTCCACAGGCGGCGGTTCTTTCCAACCCAGCAATGGCCCAACGGAGATGATTATGGACGACACCCACACCAGAACCAGGATGACGCCCGCCCTCCTCTCGGTCATGatgctagggtacttgaggcaGTGTTTGACGCCGATGTAGCGGTCCACGGAGATGATGCACAAGCTGAGGATGGAGGCGGTGCAGCACAGCACGTCCACCGCCGCCCAGATGTTGCAAAACACCCGGCCGAACACCCAGCAGCCCAGAACCTCCAGAGAGGCGGAGAAGGGGAGCACCACGATGCTGAGCAGCAGGTCCGCCATGGCCAAGTTGACTATAAAGAAGTTGGTCACCGTCTGCAAGTGGCTGTTGCACAGCACGGACAGGATAACCAAAATGTTGCCCACGATCGCCACCAGAATAAATAAGGCGAGAAAAAGCCCGAGCCATACGGATCCAGAGTCCAATGTAAAGTTCCAACACGCTGTGGTGCTGTCGTTTAGAAACATAAGATCCAATGCAGAGCCATTGACTATTTCCGTGAAACAGATCCCCTGGATGCTGTCGTTCCTTAAGTTTGAATCCGTCATACTGACGACACGTAAAAATAACTTTCAGTCAGTGGGTCATCATCATCTGCGCCAGTTGCGTAAAACACCCCCAAAAAGGATCAGCAACATGTAGGACCGCATAGCTAACACGCTCAGGAGCTCGGTTAGACTTCAAAAGGCACCACAAATAAATATAAGCGTCTCCAAATCTGCGCCATGGGCACGCATGTCTTCTTGGCTGTGCAGCGGCGTGCTCTGGTGGCATCATTTGGACCATCAACTGGTTCCCAGAGTCAGCCAGAGCAGGTCCGAACCTGCAGCTCCACCCACGTAacacgcgcgcgcgtgtgcgcgtaCTCAAGTATTATTTCATACTACTCAAAATCTCCTCACGTCAAGGCTATTTGAAAATGCAAATTGAAAGCTTTTTGCTTTGCTGTTGAGGATGGTGCCTAAATATTTGTTATATGTGAGTGTTATGTTAAACAATTAAGTTAAGTTAAGCAATTTTCAGGCATTCTTccgctctatgcaaaatgaataCATTCTTCACAAGATCACCCAGACAACTTTGCTGAACATTGTGAgttgtgtcattaaaaaaaagttattcacATTAATATTTAAGCTAAATATCAACTTATAGTCTAATgcagggccacatacagaaaaataaaaggatGTAAACCCCTATTTAGAATTGTTcacctttatatatatatatatatatatatatatatatatatatatatatatatatatatatatataaagcaatAGAACCAATCTTCCAATCAATTTCATGTTGTTTAtaaaatatagttaaaaaaaactttctcaCAGTTTctgttaaagtagcactaaggaacttttcaaccttaaaaaaatgttttcataacgCTTCTGGTGAAACACCggcttaaaactagttgaatggtacctttgccatggccttagggggtctgtatcattttcaCTGGCACTacacaactttgaggaggatggtgagAACACtgccagttaaaaaaaaaacctacaaatgtgctgacagctttatggcatacgttaCTTACCCCTTTCCCCGTTCGTTACAAAGAcgaaagtcaatttgaatgtcgacacACAATTATTGCTTTCATGGCATaaactgcaaaacaactgaaaagttttgtctgaggagacaaaaaaagaaatagggAAGCTACCAGAATAAATGACAGTCATGGATCAACATTGTTCCGGCTTTCACTCGTTGTcgtgagctcaaaaacgacgcttgtcctcatgagaaatGGGGTCTTCCCTCAGGCAAAACATTGCCATTTTTGTCCATATgacgccgccataatcaacgtaaactgaaaattccttagtgttgcttagGTGATAAGTAAAGTTTGGGGTGGGCCTCAGTCTTGTGACCTACATGAAACGATCTGCCCCTGGACTAAGATGatgtacagtaataaaaaaaaatggggaggggGGATCATAAAATGCACCTTTACGAGGAGCAGAAAGCGGAGGAATCCATTTTTGCTTAATAGCTTTATTCACTTTTCTCTTTTAGGTGTCAATGAGTTATAAATTTCTTTGAATCCACCCGTATTGTTAGCATTGAAGCATAACTCCCCAATTCAGTTTTTAAGTTACTGTTTCAAAGTCCATAAAAAGCTCACAAGGTAATTGCTAAAAAATTGATTTCCTTCTCTCTGGGTAGATTCTCAGTCATTCAAGTTATGGTAATCCATCAAGGGTTAATTGAGACAACTGAACAATAGTTGTTTGTtcgatttgttgttgttttttcagttgttttccaaaatgttacaaaaataactTGGACAATTATGCTATTAGACTTAAATTTATTCCAAACAGTCTAATCTCTTCATttgtttgagtttgagtttatttgacatgaaacatgaaacatgaaacatgaaaaagaagataattatgataattttaaaaattacaataacaaaatagaaaaacaaaaaatacagacgctccccaccttacgaacgagttacgctccggacgatcgttcgtaaggtgaatttgttcgtaagttgtttcagtgctatattttgtattataatttatgtttaaagcctatataagtatattgaaggtttatataagtatgtttaaggcttgtacaagtaacctgcattggtttgtactgaaaaaaacataataaaatggagagaatacgtacagtactgtactgtactacgtatgttagagagagagagcgagacacacacacagtatgtactgtacatgtacgtaataagataaataaaatgaagtttaacttacttttggaaaatgtactcgatgcttaaggagatgatggaggaggaggaagaggaggattctatatcatgagagattcttcgtcgtcgctggaatcggcttcaaaagttatttcctgcttcatggggaccggcatttcttcctcctcctcctcgccacgttgctcagcctccaatgagctctcacagcgccaatcgtcggtattagcggcggaaagaaacactacgcgcaatacaaaatctaacttacagcatctctttccaaacatttttcgacatactgtacgcgcagaaatgttcgtatgtaccgttgttcgcaactcgaatgttcgtaagtaggggagcgtctgtaactacaaaacaagcaaaatttgACAACGCGCACCTAACATTGATTTTCCATGTTCAAAAGGCAGTGGGAAGAAGTCACAAGATTTAGTAAATCCCACCCCTTCTCCATGTTTTCTTAAATTGTTTATCTATTCTTTATCcgtggtaaaaataaaaaaaatactgaagatAACTAAAGTAACTGCTGCTTCCAGTATGTGAATGTTAGATTTTTGGTCTGATCAGATTTCTGCCTCTCCATTATGTGCTtccatgtcaatctaatctgccctgGGCCTTCAGAATCCAttgtgttgtttatttgttcGTTGGTGCGAATGGCTAATTTTCtatttgcgattggctggcgtcGACACCAGGGTGTGCGTCGTTCCTAGACGAGAATCAACTCGAATAGGCTCCAGCTTGCCTGTGACCCTCATGAGGACACGAGCCGTTCTCTTTTATTGAATCTAATTAGACTGTGCATGTTTACCTAATGTTGGGGCTGCTGGTGAGTATTTGAAAAACTGACTGCTGACCATAATTAGGTCAACGAGCTTTGCGGTAGATTTACTGTATACCTAACAAGCTACAGTTTTGTTGTGTATGTTATGCAAATGTACCTCCATGATTGGATTTTTCACAAATGGTCTTTGTTGGTTACATAAATGTGATGTAATTACTAGAGTGATATTCAGTAGCCATTAGTTTAAGCAAAAGAGGCTAACCAATCCCAAGGGAAGGTTTTATTGCAGAGGTTTTATCTGGATGAATGGACCTGTTAATGTATCATGGCTCAGAcattcaaacaaacattcaaaagtGATGTATTACAAAAAGCATGCTGCTTTATGGCGGTCTGGAATCCAATCACTGTATTCCATTGACTTTTAATACTAGTGGACGACCTTTTCACTTCGAGATAAGAActgtaagaaaagaaaaacaattaaagtTCTCAGTCCGGTTATGTGTTGTCATTATTCATACCAAAGATATCAGGGCCAGCCAAGCCTTCTCTGCTGGCCTTAACACTATCAATAGAACAGACCTAAATTTACAATCCAAATTTTAAGAATTTGTCTGCTGAAATTACATTGATTTATTTCCAACAATTATATTGATTTATCGCTCTTGGCTGAACTGTTTTTGTCCAATCATATTTCAGCCTCTATCTGTTGCTGAGTTAATCTAATCTGTccagggccttcagaatcaaAATCATAACAGCAACAGGACTGTTTCTTCCATTTTCAGTTCCGTTCATTATTGCGACAAGCAACACCGACAAGAGACATCTGACTTGATCTAGCCCTTTCAGATCAAAAGTTAAGATCATTTTTATACACTGTGTGTCATAAAGTCAATTCAGGGCGCTAAGAGCGGGCTGATATTATTACCTACCTacaattagttatttttatgggaaaaagtcaaaacaaaacaaggcttTCTTAATTTTCTCTTCACAATTTGTGTTTACTCCTTTGTGAATACACTATGTATGGTACACAGTTATGAAAATTTTTCCGTATTTGGGAATTATTGATCCTGGTCTAATTTCTGAGTTGTGATTTAAAGTTTTGGTGGGCCTTAAGAAATTTCAAATTGGGTCTCAGGACTCTAAGTTTAGGAATGACGGCATGCTAAGGGATTGACTCACAACATGTCAGGAAAAGGGCTAAAATGCTGATCAGTTAAACGTCTCCATTACtgtcttattttgtttaaaacaaaaagataaTATGTTTGCTTGCATTGAAGAAATCAGAAAGTATTGAGAATTGACTGAAATTTGGCCTCTTTGacattatatttaaataattgttcaAAATCCCCTTTCCTTTATGTTTTATAAGCAATATTTTTAAGGCAACAATGATGTTacatttgattgatttgttaagcttttttttacCACCGGGAATTAAATTATCTTGATTTGCTCCACTGTCATTGTGTTTTAACTCAGTGGAGTTATTGCTTTAGCAATTCATGTCACCCTATATGAGAATAGTTAAATAGAATAAGTAGAGATCAGAAGCGTTATAAGTATgttattgatatatattttttatttaattttattgtcaTACTTACTGTAGTGAGATGGACCAACTTCTCATATGAAGattttcaaatgtgtgtttCATTTGACATCTAGGTAAGCAAATGGCATCAATCTTTGCTTGAAACAGCACTTGCCAGTGTCCTTAATGGCAAGTGGCATTTAGTATTCAGTTCTCATCATTAATCTACAAAGTACTGTAAGGTTTTTGAACATGTCTTCAAAACTCATTCCCAGCCCAAACAAAAATTCTATTTGACTACATATCCCTGGCCTTTACCTCTACCTTACAATTTCCATAATAGGAGCTCTCGATTTAACAAGTCCTGGAGCTATAAATTTGTATTGAATGGCAACAAATTAGCATTATGTGCAtgttatatttatattgtttgCACAATAATATCATTTAAAATGTGCCTACTTCTCAATTTTGAGCACAAGCCCCTCCAAAGGTTTCTGCATGCCCCTGGTggacacatacatttttaaattatgattttttggggggtaacaATTCCCACCAaagaaggttaaaaaaaaaatctgtggtaATTATTTCTGGAGTTGAATGCTTTTTCTGCCGTCATGGATGGGCACTCCAGGTATAAATAAATtactgcattcatttttttaatagaccACAGTAATCAGTGTATTACCAAGCTAGccctgttaaaaaaaacgaaaaaacaaaaaaaacaaagaaatggtAAGCTTGCCGCAGTACATGTGTTCCAGTCATTCAAGGGTGATCACATCTTTACTGGCTATGGATGACTCATAATCAAGCCAATCAGCCAACTGTTACAGAATGCTGATTATGTGGCTATCACTCCTCGCTCCTTAATGTGCCATAATCGCTGAGTGTATCGCTGTCTTAGATGTCTATGCCGCATTTACTGTAATTGTTCAACAATGGCAGCCCAATCTCTAACACAGCACGTGTGAGCCTGTGGATGTGAATGGATGGATACTTAATACAATATCGGGCCTGCCAAttggtaaaaaaagaagaagagcttTTCCAGTTTCATTCAAGTGAAAGCAatagcatatttattttatttcttttcttttcaaacatCCTGCACTGTAAATCTTTAATGCCACCTATGAATGTTTATTAAAGCAGTGTGCATGATACACAACCTTGTCTTTCTCTGCTCTCCACTCAGCCGAGAGGCTTTTGACCTCTGTCAAAATGCCTGGAATTTCCTGTCATATTGTGCTGTTTACAATATGTGCAAGAGTAAGACACGCTTTCTGAATGAACAATTTATTATTCACTAGTATGCTAAATGTAATCCTTTCCCAATTTGAAGAACAGAAGGGTCTCACAACCAATCATAACTCTGAAACAGAATGATTTATTTAATGAAATCTCATGTGCGTTTTTgattggactgacacatttgCGACCTTGCAAAGCTCTTTACCAGTGATTCACATTTTGAATTGCGGCGAACTCAGTGGCCGACACTCGACAACTAGTTGATAAACCCTGCACAATAATGCGTTCAGTCTGTTTCCGCCACGTCTTGCATGAGCTCGGTGGGTCTAAGAGACACATCAAGTTCGATTAATGTTTGAGGTATGtttctttctatttttgtaGTCAACGCTTGATTTAAATTCAATTCCAGTAGCCTTTTCCCACCTTACCCTAAAGAGCAGAAGCACACACTCTAattctttaattttttccctcttcacacTCTCTCAATATGGTAATCTTTAATATAGACTGTGACTGTGCCTACTTATCACGCCTTAGCAGAGTGACTGGGATTCTGTTTGCCACAGGGCATATTGTACTTTGATATTACTTCATACCTGAATCTTCAAAAAGACTCGGTTGTTTTGAAAGGTCAAATGGTCTCACTGCTCGGAGAGCTCGTTTCCTAGTGTTaaatatttaaagttttttttccctctttttcttcttttttcttttctttttaagaagCAACAATATGTCTAAAGCAAAACAGGTTATCGTTGCAGTTATTGTATTCCTTTCTCTCAAAGGACCACAATGGACATAAAACGTCAACACACCCCTGATTAAATGCTAAGTTTCAGTGATACAGTATGAATAGTATCTGATGAAACATTTTAGTCATATTTCTAAAAGGTATGCTTGGGGGGGGATACTGACAGAATCA of the Vanacampus margaritifer isolate UIUO_Vmar chromosome 7, RoL_Vmar_1.0, whole genome shotgun sequence genome contains:
- the adra1d gene encoding alpha-1A adrenergic receptor; its protein translation is MTDSNLRNDSIQGICFTEIVNGSALDLMFLNDSTTACWNFTLDSGSVWLGLFLALFILVAIVGNILVILSVLCNSHLQTVTNFFIVNLAMADLLLSIVVLPFSASLEVLGCWVFGRVFCNIWAAVDVLCCTASILSLCIISVDRYIGVKHCLKYPSIMTERRAGVILVLVWVSSIIISVGPLLGWKEPPPVDDSVCVITEEPGYALFSSLFSFYLPLLVILIMYFRVYVVARRTTRSLEAGVKRERDKSVEVVLRIHCRSVLEDARTVSSKSNKLHPFRSSLSVRLMKFSREKKAAKTLAIVVGMFILCWLPFFFFLPIGSFFPAMKPSETVFKVIFWLGYFNSCINPMIYPCSSKEFQRAFTRLLRCRCRHRRRALRRFYDQKWRSAVRGMALEQRGEHESGYATHSSCGSSLLSKPGGSLKRWNLFPPLRKSSFQLKETVNNLSNKIKGGTGRGSAPAVVDAVSMGIYNVCEQSSYHIYDLAECYGLKETDI